In Cervus canadensis isolate Bull #8, Minnesota chromosome 6, ASM1932006v1, whole genome shotgun sequence, one DNA window encodes the following:
- the LOC122444070 gene encoding olfactory receptor 4K13 translates to MEKTNHSVVSEFILLGLSKSQNLQILFFLGFSVVYGGIVLGNLLILVTVIFDPCLHTPMYFLLINLSCIDMILASFATPKMIVDFLRDQKTISWWGCYSQMFFMHLLGGSEMMLLVAMAIDRYVAICKPLHYMTIMSPRVLTGLLLSSYAVGFVHSASQMAFMLNLPFCGPNVVDSFFCDLPLVIKLACEDTYVLQLLVIADSGLLSLVCFLLLLVSYTVIVYSVRQHTASGSSKAFSTLSAHITVVTLFFAPCVFIYVWPFSRYSIDKILSVFYTIFTPLLNPIIYTLRNQEVKAAIRKIKTRHTNSKHAL, encoded by the coding sequence ATGGAAAAGACAAACCATTCTGTGGTATCTGAGTTCATTTTGCTGGGACTTTCCAAATCTCAGAATCTtcagattttattctttctgggaTTCTCTGTGGTCTATGGTGGGATTGTGTTGGGAAACCTCCTCATCTTAGTCACTGTGATCTTTGACCCATGCCTTCACACACCAATGTACTTTCTGCTTATCAATCTCTCCTGTATTGATATGATCCTGGCTTCTTTTGCTACCCCTAAGATGATTGTAGATTTCCTCCGAGACCAGAAGACCATCTCCTGGTGGGGATGTTATTCTCAGATGTTCTTCATGCACCTCCTAGGTGGGAGTGAGATGATGTTGCTTGTTGCCATGGCAATAGACAGATATGTTGCCATATGCAAACCCCTCCATTACATGACCATCATGAGCCCACGAGTGCTCACTGGGCTGCTGTTATCCTCCTACGCAGTTGGATTTGTGCACTCAGCCAGTCAAATGGCTTTCATGTTGAATTTACCCTTCTGTGGTCCCAATGTGGTGGACAGCTTTTTCTGTGACCTACCCCTTGTGATCAAACTCGCCTGCGAGGACACCTATGTGCTCCAGCTCCTGGTCATTGCTGACAGTGGCCTCCTGTCGCTGgtctgcttcctcctcctgctcGTCTCCTACACGGTGATCGTTTACTCTGTTAGGCAGCACACTGCCAGTGGTTCCTCTAAGGCTTTCTCCACTCTCTCAGCACACATCACAGTAGTGACTCTGTTCTTTGCCCCTTGTGTCTTTATCTATGTATGGCCCTTCAGCAGATACTCCATAGATAAAattctttctgtgttttatacGATTTTCACACCTCTCTTAAATCCTATTATTTATACATTAAGGAATCAAGAGGTAAAAGCAGCCATTAGGAAGATAAAGACTCGACATACAAATTCAAAGCACGCTTTGTAG